CGGCGTCGTGCTCGACCGCTCGACGCCGGAGAGCTTCGCCATTTTCGAGCAGGCGATCGCCAGGCTGAAATTCGTGCTCGACTGCCACCTCGTCGCCGGCGACTTCGACTATTTCCTCAAGATCCGCGTCGGCGACATGGAGGATTTCAACCGCATCCACGGCGAGCAGCTCATCGCGCTGCCCGGCGTACGGCAGACCCGCACCTTCTTCGTGATGAAGGAAGTGGTCGACAACGCGCCGCTGGAATTTTGAGCGGCGTGCACGAAGCGCCCCGTGCTAGAGGGACGTCAGTTTTCGAGGAATCGTCAGGTCATGCCGATGGAGCCGCCTCCCTTCCGCCACTCCCATCCGGCCGGGCCGGCCTATCGCCGCGGCTGGGTCGATGAGGCCGTCGCCGCGATCGAGGCCGACCAGTGCCGCACCGCCGATACGCATCTGATCCGGCTCATCGTGCCGGCGCTATCAGGCATCGACATCTATCTGAAGGACGAGTCCACCCATCCGACCGGAAGCCTGAAGCATCGCCTCGCGCGCTCGCTGTTTCTCTACGCACTCTGCAACGGTCACATCCGTGAAGGCACACCTGTGGTCGAGGCCTCGTCGGGATCGACTGCGGTGTCGGAGGCCTATTTCGCAGAGATGATCGGCGTCCCCTTCTACGCCGTGATGCCGCGCACGACGTCGGCGGAGAAGATCGTCGCGATCGAGCATTATGGCGGCCATTGCCATCTGATCGACGATGGCCGCGCGCTGTATGCGGAGGCCGCCGCGCTCGCCGCTCGTCTGAACGGTCATTACATGGACCAGTTCACCTTCGCCGAGCGTGCGACCGACTGGCGCGGCAACAACAACATCGCCGAGTCGATCTTTACGCAATTGCAGGGCGAGCCGCGCCCGCTGCCGGA
The nucleotide sequence above comes from Bradyrhizobium sp. NDS-1. Encoded proteins:
- a CDS encoding Lrp/AsnC family transcriptional regulator, giving the protein MASRLDRTDLKILRLLQNNGRLSNAELAETVAISPATCHRRTQRLFEDGFIAAVRAMIAPKKVAKGTLVMVGVVLDRSTPESFAIFEQAIARLKFVLDCHLVAGDFDYFLKIRVGDMEDFNRIHGEQLIALPGVRQTRTFFVMKEVVDNAPLEF
- a CDS encoding PLP-dependent cysteine synthase family protein, producing the protein MEPPPFRHSHPAGPAYRRGWVDEAVAAIEADQCRTADTHLIRLIVPALSGIDIYLKDESTHPTGSLKHRLARSLFLYALCNGHIREGTPVVEASSGSTAVSEAYFAEMIGVPFYAVMPRTTSAEKIVAIEHYGGHCHLIDDGRALYAEAAALAARLNGHYMDQFTFAERATDWRGNNNIAESIFTQLQGEPRPLPDWIVMGAGTGGTSATIGRYLRYRQYPTRLCVADVEHSAFFDCFRSQDRSHVCDRPSLIEGVGRPRCEPSFVPGVVDRMMKIPDGATIAAMNVLSRRLRRPVGGSTGTNFLALCRLASEMRQANVVGSLVTLICDSGERYRQTYYEPEWLKARGLDPAPFEAALSAFLATGEPLALAADDVANPQSV